In Chrysiogenia bacterium, a genomic segment contains:
- a CDS encoding efflux RND transporter periplasmic adaptor subunit, with amino-acid sequence MNTLRHATIFLTLTALLLGTGGCEDKSDWQEFEAGGYTLQAHLDPDPPIVGENALRLRVLDPAGKRVEGAHVGARAYMPAMGAMPAMEARGAADDSGGGNYHPSFNLSMSGNWDLTVRVEKDGAELARFSLLVAPPRPGLVDANAGSDDMGTMDGSGEHLRVPMARQQLIGVKTTLVERRALSRSIRTVGRVEVDESRLWHVSLKFSGWIEKLFVSFTNAFVKKGDPLFTLYSQELLVTQQEYLDALAAQKSGGSESLVRAARDRLRLWDLTDNQIRELARRGTANKDLTVYSPATGYVVEKQAVEGHRVEPGKRLYEIADLSSVWVIADLYEYEASLMQPGLAAFVENPYQRGAIREGKVDYVYPQIDMHTRTLPVRLVFENENLALKPGMFVDVTIDVPLGEQVAVPFAAILYSGEHRYVFVDHGGGNLEPREVHVGQRADDYYVVLSGLEAGERVVTSGNFLISSEAQLKSALPKWEGEAPVPAGAPSPHQHHGHGGHEQ; translated from the coding sequence CACCCTGCAGGCACACCTCGATCCCGACCCACCCATCGTTGGAGAGAATGCGCTCAGGCTCCGCGTCCTCGATCCTGCCGGCAAGCGTGTCGAAGGCGCCCACGTCGGCGCGCGCGCCTACATGCCGGCCATGGGGGCAATGCCCGCCATGGAAGCCAGGGGCGCGGCCGATGATTCGGGCGGCGGCAACTATCACCCGAGCTTCAACCTCTCGATGAGCGGCAACTGGGACCTCACGGTGCGGGTCGAGAAAGACGGCGCCGAGCTCGCGCGTTTCTCCCTGCTCGTTGCGCCCCCGCGTCCCGGGCTCGTCGATGCCAATGCTGGCAGCGATGACATGGGAACGATGGACGGCAGCGGCGAGCACCTGCGCGTGCCAATGGCGCGCCAGCAGCTCATCGGCGTGAAGACGACGCTGGTGGAACGCCGCGCGCTCAGCCGCTCGATCCGTACCGTTGGCCGTGTCGAGGTGGACGAGAGCCGCCTCTGGCACGTCTCCCTGAAATTCAGCGGATGGATCGAAAAGCTCTTCGTGAGCTTCACCAATGCCTTCGTCAAAAAGGGCGATCCGCTCTTCACGCTCTATTCCCAGGAACTGCTGGTCACGCAGCAGGAGTACCTCGACGCCCTGGCCGCACAGAAGTCCGGCGGCTCCGAATCACTCGTGCGCGCCGCGCGCGACCGCTTGCGCCTGTGGGACCTGACCGACAACCAGATCCGCGAACTCGCCAGGCGCGGCACCGCCAACAAGGACCTCACCGTCTACTCGCCGGCAACGGGCTACGTTGTGGAGAAGCAGGCCGTCGAAGGCCATCGCGTCGAGCCGGGCAAACGCCTCTACGAGATCGCCGATCTCTCCTCGGTGTGGGTTATCGCCGACCTTTACGAGTATGAGGCCTCGCTCATGCAGCCCGGTCTCGCGGCCTTCGTGGAAAACCCCTATCAACGCGGCGCCATTCGCGAGGGCAAAGTCGACTACGTCTACCCGCAAATCGATATGCACACCCGCACGCTGCCCGTGCGGCTCGTATTCGAAAACGAAAACCTCGCGCTCAAACCCGGGATGTTCGTCGACGTCACCATCGACGTGCCCCTGGGCGAGCAGGTGGCTGTTCCCTTCGCGGCGATCCTTTATTCGGGTGAGCACCGCTACGTCTTCGTCGACCACGGCGGCGGCAACCTCGAACCGCGCGAGGTGCACGTCGGACAGCGCGCCGACGATTACTACGTCGTGCTCTCGGGTCTCGAAGCCGGCGAACGCGTCGTGACTTCCGGCAACTTCCTGATCAGCTCCGAGGCGCAGCTCAAGAGCGCGCTGCCCAAGTGGGAAGGTGAGGCCCCCGTACCGGCAGGCGCACCCAGCCCCCACCAGCACCACGGGCATGGAGGACATGAGCAATGA